Proteins from a single region of Murdochiella vaginalis:
- the malQ gene encoding 4-alpha-glucanotransferase, with amino-acid sequence MNHTVELPELMQVSFPRGAGILLPIFSLPSQYGIGTFGPEAYRFCDFLQEAGMRYWQILPLGSTSYGDSPYQSFSTVAGNPYFIDFEYLCADGLLERAELEAISFGEKEEYVNYSLLYQQRYRLLHRSFERAMGKTSLATSETKAAFGYSFLEGDRGTRETLARFREKNGNWIEDYALFQALKAEHFAVQWTEWTPEYRDRDTAALEVFRAQHEEDILFQVFLQYHFFRQWKALKDYAHEKGLLFIGDMPIYVAHDSADVWVHRDEFYLDATGNPTVVAGAPPDAFTADGQRWGNPLYRWDVMAKRDYSFWVQRVRAGLLLYDVLRLDHFIGFAHYWTVPAEDETARYGHWEPGPGLSLFLALQQELGPLPILVEDLGVLSPEVITLREKTGFPGMKPLQFAFDGGSDSDYLPHHFDRRTSIYTGTHDTPPLRTWWEQLDPPIRAFVEDYFALHEPEEAHWGLLRGAISTVADLCILPMQDILWTDERTRINRPGSLGGNWKWRLLGDYADPEISKRLRTLNALYGR; translated from the coding sequence TTGAATCATACTGTCGAACTTCCGGAACTTATGCAGGTTTCTTTTCCGCGCGGAGCGGGAATCCTCCTGCCCATTTTTTCACTTCCTTCACAATACGGAATCGGAACCTTCGGTCCGGAAGCGTATCGTTTCTGTGATTTTTTGCAGGAAGCGGGCATGCGCTATTGGCAAATTCTCCCATTGGGCTCTACCAGCTATGGCGATTCTCCGTATCAGAGCTTTTCTACCGTAGCGGGCAATCCATATTTTATTGATTTTGAATATCTCTGTGCGGACGGCTTGTTGGAGCGTGCGGAGCTGGAGGCTATTTCTTTTGGAGAGAAAGAAGAATACGTTAATTATTCTCTGCTCTATCAGCAGCGTTATCGTCTTCTTCACCGCTCCTTCGAGCGCGCCATGGGAAAGACATCGCTTGCGACCAGTGAAACGAAAGCGGCTTTCGGCTATTCTTTTCTGGAAGGGGATCGGGGAACGCGCGAAACGCTTGCTCGTTTTCGTGAGAAAAATGGGAACTGGATCGAGGACTACGCCCTTTTTCAGGCCCTCAAGGCTGAGCATTTTGCTGTACAGTGGACCGAATGGACCCCGGAATATCGGGATCGAGACACTGCTGCACTGGAAGTTTTTCGTGCACAACATGAGGAAGATATTCTTTTTCAGGTTTTTTTGCAATATCATTTTTTCCGGCAATGGAAGGCACTGAAGGACTATGCGCATGAAAAGGGACTGCTTTTTATCGGGGACATGCCCATCTACGTGGCTCATGATTCCGCGGATGTCTGGGTCCATCGAGACGAATTCTACCTCGATGCAACAGGAAATCCTACGGTGGTGGCCGGTGCGCCGCCGGATGCGTTTACAGCGGACGGACAGCGTTGGGGAAATCCTCTCTATCGCTGGGACGTGATGGCGAAACGGGACTATTCGTTCTGGGTTCAACGCGTCCGCGCCGGGCTCCTGCTCTATGACGTCCTTCGTCTGGACCACTTCATCGGCTTTGCGCATTATTGGACCGTTCCGGCGGAAGATGAGACGGCACGATATGGACACTGGGAACCGGGGCCGGGTCTTTCCCTTTTTCTTGCGTTACAACAGGAGCTGGGGCCTTTACCGATTTTGGTGGAGGATCTGGGTGTGCTTTCTCCTGAAGTGATTACACTTCGAGAAAAGACCGGCTTTCCCGGTATGAAACCTTTACAGTTTGCATTTGATGGAGGAAGCGATTCGGACTATCTTCCGCATCACTTTGATCGTCGCACAAGCATCTATACCGGCACCCACGATACGCCTCCTCTTCGAACGTGGTGGGAACAGTTAGATCCGCCTATTCGTGCTTTCGTCGAGGACTATTTTGCTCTGCATGAACCGGAAGAAGCGCATTGGGGACTTCTTCGTGGGGCCATCTCGACCGTAGCAGATTTATGCATCTTGCCGATGCAGGATATCCTGTGGACGGACGAACGAACGCGCATCAATCGCCCCGGCTCTCTCGGCGGAAACTGGAAATGGCGTCTTTTGGGCGACTATGCTGATCCGGAAATAAGCAAGAGATTGCGTACACTCAATGCGCTGTATGGCCGTTAA
- a CDS encoding patatin family protein, protein MKEKIGIIDVGGGMRDIYGAGILDYCLQEGITFDLGIGVSAGSANLASFLAGQPKRNLRFYTEYSFRKEYMSFWQFLRHRNAVDLDYVYGTLSNSDGEDPLDYEALQKNPMDLIVVAAEAETGLPRYFTKNDIRLDHYGIFKASSALPYFCRPVMHEGIAYYDGALADCIPLKKAFAEGCDRVVLILTKPEDTIRTPDRDRRIARRIEQEFPKAAEAFCARAERYNNAMKLAKTYREQGKVLIVAPKDTFGVDTLRKDKDALRKLYEAGRKDAAQIPVFLQHREQKK, encoded by the coding sequence ATGAAGGAAAAAATCGGAATCATTGATGTCGGTGGTGGAATGCGCGATATATATGGTGCCGGCATTCTTGACTATTGCTTACAGGAAGGAATTACGTTTGACCTCGGGATCGGCGTTTCTGCCGGCAGTGCCAATCTGGCCTCTTTTCTTGCCGGGCAGCCGAAACGAAATTTGCGTTTTTATACGGAGTATTCGTTTCGTAAGGAATATATGAGTTTTTGGCAATTCCTTCGTCACCGTAATGCGGTGGACTTGGATTATGTCTATGGGACGCTGAGCAACAGCGATGGCGAAGACCCGCTGGATTATGAGGCGCTACAGAAGAATCCCATGGACTTGATTGTTGTAGCGGCAGAGGCGGAGACAGGGCTACCTCGTTATTTTACAAAAAACGATATTCGGTTGGACCACTACGGCATTTTTAAGGCATCCTCGGCGCTTCCGTATTTTTGTCGACCAGTGATGCATGAAGGCATAGCCTATTATGACGGTGCTCTTGCCGACTGTATTCCTTTGAAGAAGGCGTTTGCGGAAGGCTGTGATCGCGTGGTCCTCATTCTAACGAAGCCTGAAGATACAATTCGCACACCCGATCGGGATCGCCGCATCGCCCGTCGTATTGAACAGGAATTTCCTAAGGCAGCGGAGGCGTTCTGTGCTCGCGCCGAACGTTATAATAATGCAATGAAATTGGCAAAAACGTATCGTGAACAGGGAAAAGTGCTGATTGTAGCGCCAAAAGACACGTTTGGCGTGGATACCTTGCGCAAAGATAAAGACGCTTTGCGCAAGCTGTATGAAGCCGGACGAAAGGATGCCGCGCAGATTCCTGTCTTCTTGCAGCATCGGGAGCAAAAGAAATGA